In one window of Oleidesulfovibrio alaskensis DSM 16109 DNA:
- a CDS encoding DUF456 domain-containing protein: METALAVLTIIVMVLALGLHIFGLPANWVVLGIAGLWKWLHPDAAAMDLTFFIIIGGLALAGEILEFGVQMLGARRYGGTGRGTLGGFIGGIAGAILGAPFFLGLGALLGALGGAYLGCLVMELGLGRSGDEARRAAMGTFIGRFLGLSLKFGLGVWMVSMTIPRLWG; encoded by the coding sequence GTGGAAACAGCTTTGGCTGTGCTGACCATCATTGTGATGGTGCTTGCGCTGGGACTGCATATTTTCGGCCTGCCTGCCAACTGGGTTGTGCTGGGCATTGCCGGGCTGTGGAAATGGCTGCATCCCGATGCTGCCGCCATGGATCTGACGTTCTTTATCATTATCGGCGGACTTGCACTGGCCGGTGAAATTCTGGAATTCGGCGTGCAGATGCTGGGCGCCAGACGTTACGGCGGCACAGGCAGGGGAACGCTGGGCGGATTTATCGGCGGTATTGCCGGTGCGATACTGGGTGCCCCGTTCTTTCTGGGGCTGGGTGCGCTGCTGGGTGCGCTGGGAGGCGCCTATCTGGGATGTCTGGTCATGGAACTGGGGCTGGGACGTTCGGGCGACGAAGCACGCCGGGCAGCCATGGGGACATTCATCGGCCGGTTTCTGGGGCTTTCGCTCAAATTCGGTCTGGGGGTGTGGATGGTGAGCATGACCATACCGCGCCTGTGGGGCTGA
- a CDS encoding phenylacetate--CoA ligase family protein, producing the protein MEFFDRAETWSREEIERVQLVRLRNTVQQASGSPFYAARLKEAGIAPADIRSLDDLRSVPPTTKNDLREQYPAGLVAVPREQLVRLHASSGTTGAPTVVHHTQNDLNSWADLVARSMYMVGVRPDDVFQNTSGYGLFTGGLGIHYGAERLGCHTIPAGPGNTKRQIKFIRDFQTTVLHIIPSYALYLGAALEEEGLSGAELPCRVALIGAEPHTEEIRQRIEQMLGLKAYNSYGLSEMNGPGVAFECTHQTGMHVWEDAFIPEIVNPDTLEPVADGEVGELVMTTLCRQGMPILRYRTRDLTRFLPGECACGRLHRRIDRILGRADDMMIIKGVNIYPMQIEQVLMGFPEVGENYVIELVSEDFIDQLTVKVEIRDGYFVEDMRVLTGLQKAIVRQLRDEILVTPRVDLVQTGSLPKSEGKAVRVIDRRGKE; encoded by the coding sequence ATGGAGTTTTTCGACAGAGCCGAAACATGGAGCCGCGAAGAGATTGAGCGGGTGCAGCTTGTACGGCTGCGCAACACCGTGCAGCAAGCCTCAGGTTCGCCTTTTTATGCCGCACGTCTTAAAGAGGCAGGCATAGCCCCCGCAGATATCCGCTCGCTGGACGATCTGCGGTCTGTTCCGCCCACCACGAAAAACGACCTGCGTGAACAGTATCCGGCAGGGCTGGTGGCTGTTCCCCGCGAGCAGCTTGTCCGGCTGCATGCTTCCAGCGGCACCACAGGGGCCCCCACCGTGGTGCACCATACGCAGAATGACCTGAATTCCTGGGCCGATCTGGTTGCCCGCAGTATGTATATGGTCGGTGTGCGTCCCGATGATGTATTTCAGAATACATCGGGGTACGGGTTGTTCACCGGCGGGCTGGGCATCCACTACGGTGCGGAGCGTCTGGGATGCCACACCATTCCCGCGGGGCCGGGCAATACAAAACGGCAGATTAAATTCATCCGCGATTTTCAGACAACTGTATTGCATATCATTCCTTCGTATGCGCTGTATCTGGGCGCCGCGCTGGAAGAAGAAGGCCTGAGCGGCGCCGAGCTGCCCTGCCGTGTTGCACTGATAGGGGCCGAGCCGCATACCGAGGAAATACGCCAGCGTATCGAGCAGATGCTGGGGCTTAAAGCCTACAATTCTTACGGTCTGTCAGAAATGAACGGACCGGGAGTGGCCTTTGAGTGCACACATCAGACCGGCATGCATGTGTGGGAAGACGCTTTCATCCCCGAAATAGTCAACCCGGACACTCTGGAACCCGTAGCCGACGGCGAAGTGGGCGAACTGGTCATGACCACGCTGTGTCGTCAGGGTATGCCCATTTTACGGTACCGCACCCGCGACCTGACCCGTTTTCTGCCGGGCGAATGCGCCTGCGGACGTTTGCACCGCCGTATTGACCGTATTCTGGGCCGTGCGGACGACATGATGATTATCAAAGGGGTGAACATTTACCCCATGCAGATAGAACAGGTGCTCATGGGCTTCCCCGAAGTGGGCGAAAACTACGTCATCGAGCTGGTCAGTGAAGATTTCATCGACCAGCTGACGGTGAAGGTGGAAATCCGCGACGGGTATTTTGTAGAAGACATGCGCGTGCTTACAGGATTGCAAAAAGCCATTGTACGCCAGCTGCGTGACGAGATTCTGGTGACACCGCGCGTGGATCTGGTGCAGACAGGTTCGCTGCCCAAAAGTGAAGGAAAAGCCGTGCGCGTGATAGACAGACGCGGCAAGGAGTAA
- a CDS encoding DUF1786 domain-containing protein, which produces MRSPTVLCLDIGSGTQDVLYHIPGIEPENRPKFVLPAPARMVARRLAALTAAGSAVYLHGSNMGGGFFGAVKKHLAAGLAVCAHPEAAAAIHDNPARVQMLGVEISGSCPGGYVPVHLSDYDAAFWQAFLGMAGLEMPDTVVAAAQDHGFFPDSSNREGRFTLWRRFLREHDGDPASLIFHDVPPELTRLAVLQKAIGGGPVCDSGAAAVLGALSMPEVAQRSHRHGITVVNVGNSHVVAFLVYRERVYGVYEHHTGMLDTAALLHDLTEFRRAWLPDEQVRACGGHGCMFNTIPEEAESFRPTFVLGPRRAMLEGQGQFIAPAGDMMLAGCFGMLHGLGLS; this is translated from the coding sequence ATGAGAAGCCCCACAGTGCTGTGTCTTGATATAGGCAGCGGAACGCAGGACGTGCTCTACCACATTCCGGGCATCGAGCCGGAAAACAGACCGAAATTTGTGCTGCCCGCACCTGCGCGTATGGTCGCGCGCAGGCTTGCGGCGCTTACCGCGGCCGGCAGTGCGGTATATCTGCATGGCAGCAACATGGGCGGTGGTTTTTTCGGCGCTGTCAAAAAGCACCTTGCGGCCGGTCTTGCGGTGTGCGCGCATCCTGAAGCGGCAGCCGCCATACATGACAACCCCGCGCGGGTGCAGATGCTGGGTGTGGAAATTTCCGGATCATGCCCCGGCGGATATGTGCCGGTGCATCTGTCCGATTATGACGCGGCGTTCTGGCAGGCTTTTCTGGGAATGGCGGGGCTTGAAATGCCCGATACCGTGGTGGCTGCCGCTCAGGACCATGGTTTTTTTCCCGATAGCTCCAACAGGGAAGGGCGGTTCACGTTATGGCGGCGTTTTTTGCGCGAACATGACGGCGACCCGGCCTCATTGATATTTCATGATGTGCCGCCGGAGCTTACGCGTCTTGCGGTGTTGCAGAAAGCCATAGGCGGCGGACCTGTGTGCGATTCCGGCGCCGCCGCCGTGCTGGGGGCTTTGTCCATGCCGGAGGTCGCACAGCGCAGTCACCGGCACGGTATTACGGTTGTCAACGTGGGCAACAGCCATGTGGTTGCTTTTCTGGTGTACCGTGAACGGGTGTACGGCGTGTATGAGCATCATACCGGCATGCTGGATACGGCTGCCCTGCTGCACGACCTGACGGAGTTCCGGCGGGCGTGGCTGCCCGACGAACAGGTGCGCGCCTGCGGCGGCCACGGGTGCATGTTCAACACCATTCCGGAAGAGGCGGAAAGCTTTCGCCCCACATTTGTGCTGGGGCCGCGGCGCGCCATGCTGGAGGGGCAGGGACAGTTCATCGCGCCGGCGGGTGATATGATGCTTGCCGGATGCTTCGGCATGCTGCACGGCCTCGGGTTGTCGTAG
- a CDS encoding sensor domain-containing diguanylate cyclase, which produces MARSQSIASRIRFFSFLLVTLPLCVSLLTFAVVSRILVVGGTHHDMVVELQHHKLTTERWLNEQLQSITFFAHTGISDLHDTAALQQALRVFLNYHTSFSQVFYASPDGSLLTGPELPVPINVGDRGYFQKARQGLPVVSPVLISRFSHNPSLIFCAPLPFADGRFAGAVIGVTDLRTLDEALLRLHRRQNDQSFLATADGYLLTSRLQENTIILPRYNPEGIPVTRTVLPPEDSLSTPHFYRNTQGVYVLGVRLAFKSGQWLLVQERPVRAMLGGYSWIIAMTMAGALATAALLIPFLLKAGRRITGPIEEISTMSEELTHGHYDKECPYLHTADMPPEIRRLYDNFCFMAERVSQQMRDLEHLSFCDTLTGLHNRRHLAHEGTRTITACTEADLPCSCLMLDIDFFKQVNDAWGHDAGDMVLQSVARTISNAVRSKDMTIRMGGEEFAVIAPATDTASAFSLAERIRRNIESTPVQAADDEIRITISIGVADMGGAPIFGTTQLDDLLAKADRALYQAKKKGRNRTEIWSEKLIAAAPDG; this is translated from the coding sequence ATGGCACGCAGTCAGAGCATTGCTTCACGTATCCGTTTTTTTTCCTTTCTGCTTGTAACGCTGCCTCTTTGCGTGTCTCTGCTCACGTTTGCTGTTGTCAGCCGCATTCTGGTTGTGGGCGGTACGCACCATGACATGGTGGTGGAGCTGCAGCACCACAAACTGACCACCGAAAGATGGCTTAACGAGCAACTGCAAAGCATCACATTTTTTGCCCATACCGGCATCAGCGACCTGCACGATACAGCCGCGCTGCAACAGGCTTTGCGCGTTTTTCTTAATTACCACACATCGTTCAGTCAGGTTTTTTACGCCTCTCCCGATGGCTCTCTGCTGACAGGGCCGGAACTGCCCGTGCCGATCAATGTAGGTGACCGCGGCTACTTCCAAAAAGCCCGTCAGGGCCTGCCCGTGGTTTCTCCGGTGCTGATAAGCCGCTTTTCGCACAACCCGTCGCTTATTTTCTGCGCGCCGCTGCCTTTTGCCGACGGCCGCTTTGCAGGAGCTGTCATCGGCGTGACAGACCTGCGCACCCTTGACGAGGCCCTGCTGCGCCTGCACCGCCGCCAGAACGATCAAAGCTTTCTGGCCACTGCCGACGGATACCTGCTGACCAGCAGACTGCAGGAAAACACCATCATCCTGCCGCGCTATAATCCGGAAGGCATTCCCGTCACGCGAACCGTACTGCCGCCCGAAGATTCGCTGAGCACACCGCATTTTTACCGCAACACTCAGGGCGTGTATGTGCTGGGCGTCAGACTGGCTTTCAAATCCGGCCAATGGCTGCTGGTGCAGGAAAGACCAGTGCGTGCCATGCTGGGCGGATACAGCTGGATAATTGCCATGACCATGGCGGGCGCTCTGGCCACCGCAGCCCTGCTCATCCCGTTTCTGCTCAAAGCGGGCAGACGCATAACCGGCCCCATAGAAGAGATATCAACCATGTCGGAAGAGCTGACCCACGGGCACTACGACAAGGAATGTCCCTATCTGCACACCGCCGATATGCCGCCTGAAATACGCAGACTGTACGACAACTTCTGCTTTATGGCGGAACGCGTTTCACAGCAGATGCGCGATCTGGAGCATCTTTCTTTCTGCGACACGCTGACCGGCCTGCACAACAGGCGGCATCTGGCGCACGAAGGAACCAGAACCATCACAGCCTGCACCGAAGCCGACCTGCCGTGCAGCTGTCTGATGCTCGACATTGATTTTTTTAAACAGGTCAACGATGCGTGGGGGCACGATGCGGGAGACATGGTGCTGCAGTCCGTGGCACGGACCATCTCGAACGCGGTACGCAGCAAAGACATGACCATCCGCATGGGCGGCGAAGAGTTCGCCGTCATTGCCCCTGCCACCGACACGGCATCGGCCTTTTCACTGGCGGAACGTATCCGCAGAAATATTGAATCGACCCCCGTTCAGGCTGCCGACGATGAAATACGCATAACCATCAGCATCGGTGTGGCCGATATGGGCGGGGCACCCATCTTCGGTACCACGCAGCTGGACGACCTGCTGGCAAAAGCCGACAGGGCCTTGTATCAGGCAAAGAAAAAAGGCAGAAACAGAACAGAAATCTGGTCTGAAAAACTCATTGCTGCCGCTCCGGACGGCTGA
- a CDS encoding MarR family transcriptional regulator has product MEDKVLKAMQEAGKPVRPGEVAEKLGVDSKEVSKAIKNLKDSGKIHSPKRCYYAPVQ; this is encoded by the coding sequence ATGGAAGATAAAGTTCTGAAAGCAATGCAGGAAGCCGGCAAGCCTGTTCGTCCCGGTGAAGTTGCCGAAAAGCTGGGTGTTGACAGCAAGGAAGTTTCCAAGGCCATAAAAAACCTGAAAGATTCCGGAAAAATCCATTCCCCGAAACGATGCTACTACGCACCCGTGCAATAA
- a CDS encoding protein phosphatase 2C domain-containing protein, whose translation MHRFFACDTVRSVFYTPPMDTLHTPRAKGSPSTAALFAPAQRSFNIRTVYSAGSGKENEDRLIAAGNCFAVVDGASSLDGSLYDGHTGAWNAACCVSAALERGFALQDEPSLTGIMQRANAYLARQMASYGIDTSAPQDRLRLWSASAAALRLTENSAQWAQIGDCRVMFIDTSGRWHMPARNYDHDRLTMIRWKQLSRAGVRDIRAALHDQIVSVRRSMNRTFGVLNGEPEMSRFLQYGEMSLDGIAHILLFTDGLSLPEAAPEYGTSFGDLARAYLTRGLEGLHRHIHALQSQDPDCRMFPRFKCHDDVAAVALTMQQAGT comes from the coding sequence ATGCATCGATTTTTTGCATGCGACACAGTGCGGAGTGTTTTCTATACTCCGCCCATGGACACACTGCACACTCCGCGCGCCAAAGGCAGCCCTTCCACTGCTGCACTCTTTGCGCCTGCGCAGCGCTCTTTCAACATCCGGACGGTCTACTCCGCAGGGTCGGGCAAAGAAAACGAAGACAGGCTGATCGCGGCGGGCAACTGCTTTGCCGTGGTGGACGGGGCTTCCAGTCTGGACGGCTCTCTGTACGACGGTCACACCGGTGCATGGAATGCGGCCTGCTGCGTCAGCGCTGCACTGGAACGCGGCTTTGCTCTGCAGGACGAACCGTCTCTCACCGGCATCATGCAGCGGGCCAATGCATATCTGGCGCGTCAGATGGCATCATACGGTATAGATACTTCAGCACCGCAAGACAGGCTGCGGTTGTGGTCGGCCAGTGCGGCAGCTCTGCGTCTGACAGAAAACAGCGCACAATGGGCGCAAATAGGCGACTGCCGCGTCATGTTCATAGACACCTCAGGCCGCTGGCACATGCCCGCGCGCAACTACGACCATGACAGGCTGACCATGATACGCTGGAAACAGTTAAGCCGTGCGGGCGTCCGTGATATCCGCGCTGCGCTGCACGACCAGATTGTATCGGTACGCCGCAGCATGAACCGCACCTTCGGCGTTCTGAACGGTGAGCCGGAAATGAGCAGGTTTCTGCAGTACGGAGAAATGTCGCTGGACGGCATAGCCCATATTCTGCTGTTCACCGACGGACTTTCGCTGCCCGAAGCCGCACCGGAGTACGGAACATCGTTCGGCGATCTGGCCCGCGCCTACCTGACCAGAGGCCTTGAGGGACTGCACCGGCATATACACGCGCTGCAGAGTCAGGACCCCGACTGCCGCATGTTTCCGCGCTTCAAATGCCATGACGACGTGGCCGCCGTGGCGCTGACCATGCAGCAGGCCGGTACCTAG
- a CDS encoding superoxide dismutase has product MQHGEFCRTVTMDRRKFIQLAAAGTGLLAGAAVLGLPLHARAAEAYPLPPLPYAENALEPYISARTISFHYGKHTKAYYDKTNTLAAGMSGMALHEVFLKAAGKPDSAALFNNAAQAWNHTFYWNGMKPSGGGAPGKLMMEHLQASFGGYEQFREAFSAAAKGQFGSGWAWLVRNSDGAMEVVKTANAENPMVQGKTPVLVCDVWEHAYYLDYQNRRADYVSAFLDHLVDWDAAEKHLT; this is encoded by the coding sequence ATGCAACACGGTGAATTCTGTCGGACAGTAACCATGGACAGGCGTAAATTCATACAGCTGGCAGCTGCCGGAACAGGTCTGCTTGCCGGTGCGGCTGTTCTGGGGCTTCCCCTTCACGCCCGTGCGGCCGAAGCGTATCCTCTTCCGCCGCTGCCGTATGCAGAAAACGCGCTGGAACCGTACATCTCGGCACGCACCATCAGCTTTCATTACGGCAAACACACCAAAGCCTACTATGACAAAACAAACACGCTTGCAGCCGGTATGTCAGGCATGGCACTGCACGAAGTGTTTCTGAAGGCTGCAGGCAAACCGGACAGTGCTGCGCTGTTCAACAACGCCGCACAGGCATGGAACCACACGTTTTACTGGAACGGCATGAAGCCCTCGGGCGGTGGCGCCCCCGGAAAACTCATGATGGAACACCTGCAGGCATCCTTCGGCGGGTACGAACAATTCCGTGAAGCCTTTTCCGCCGCGGCCAAAGGACAGTTCGGCAGCGGCTGGGCGTGGCTTGTGCGCAACAGCGACGGAGCAATGGAAGTGGTGAAAACCGCCAATGCCGAAAATCCCATGGTGCAGGGCAAAACACCGGTGCTGGTCTGTGATGTCTGGGAGCACGCCTATTATCTGGACTATCAGAACCGGCGTGCGGATTACGTTTCCGCGTTTCTTGACCATCTGGTCGACTGGGACGCGGCGGAAAAGCACCTGACCTGA
- a CDS encoding glycosyltransferase family 4 protein, translating to MRILHVLSQRPEMTGSGVSTLAILRCAGDAGHSNALVAGVPAAFAVPAQLGGGTPQAQEEHCLCSFSSFVRFGRDLPFAVTGMSDVMPYESSRWAQLDDSQLDAYEACFGECLRNAVQAFRPQIIHSNHLWVVTALARRLFPQIPVVASCHGSDLRQFRSVPRVARRVLAACRMVDGVFALSQAQKRDIEMLYGIDSRRISVVAAGYDRQVFGCGRPWQRNTAGGPLRVLYAGKLSRAKGVPWLLRACARLLGGGHDMVLDICGGGTGSDYEECVALARGLGERAVLHGNVSQNRLAELMRAAHVFVLPSFFEGLPLVLLEALACGCRLVATRLEGVEEVFAGLPSEAVTLVDLPRLHDVDRPFAEDERRFEHNLHAALKNCLQTMHAPVAGGVSPAVDALLDGYSWEAVFGRVDAVYRRIVSDCC from the coding sequence ATGCGTATTCTACATGTACTCAGTCAGCGTCCGGAAATGACGGGCAGCGGGGTCAGCACCTTGGCAATACTGCGCTGTGCAGGCGATGCAGGGCACAGCAATGCACTGGTGGCGGGAGTGCCCGCGGCGTTTGCGGTGCCCGCGCAGCTGGGCGGCGGCACCCCGCAGGCACAGGAAGAACACTGCCTTTGTTCTTTCAGCAGCTTTGTGCGGTTCGGCCGCGATCTGCCCTTTGCCGTCACCGGCATGAGCGACGTCATGCCGTATGAATCAAGCAGATGGGCACAACTGGACGACAGCCAGCTTGATGCGTACGAAGCCTGTTTCGGGGAGTGCCTGCGGAATGCAGTGCAGGCCTTTCGTCCGCAGATCATTCACAGTAATCATCTGTGGGTGGTGACGGCGCTGGCACGCAGATTGTTTCCGCAGATTCCCGTGGTTGCATCGTGCCACGGGTCTGACCTGCGGCAGTTCCGTTCCGTGCCCCGTGTGGCGCGCCGCGTTCTGGCAGCGTGCCGCATGGTCGATGGTGTTTTTGCCCTTTCGCAGGCGCAGAAGCGCGATATTGAAATGCTGTACGGCATTGACTCCCGGCGCATCAGCGTTGTGGCTGCCGGATATGACCGGCAGGTCTTCGGCTGCGGGCGCCCGTGGCAGCGCAATACTGCCGGTGGCCCGTTGCGCGTGCTGTACGCCGGTAAACTTTCCCGGGCAAAGGGCGTTCCGTGGCTGCTGCGGGCATGTGCCCGGCTGCTTGGCGGCGGGCACGATATGGTGCTGGATATCTGCGGCGGCGGCACAGGTTCCGATTACGAAGAATGCGTTGCGCTGGCACGCGGGCTGGGTGAACGGGCGGTGCTGCACGGCAATGTGTCTCAGAACCGGCTGGCGGAGCTGATGCGTGCAGCCCATGTATTTGTGCTGCCGTCGTTTTTTGAGGGACTTCCTCTGGTGCTGCTTGAAGCACTGGCCTGCGGGTGCCGTCTGGTTGCCACGCGACTTGAAGGTGTGGAGGAAGTTTTTGCCGGTCTGCCGTCCGAGGCGGTTACGCTGGTGGACCTGCCCCGTCTGCATGATGTGGACAGGCCCTTTGCGGAGGACGAACGCCGGTTTGAGCATAACCTGCATGCCGCCCTGAAGAATTGCCTGCAGACCATGCACGCCCCTGTTGCCGGAGGTGTCAGTCCGGCTGTGGATGCCCTGCTTGACGGGTATTCATGGGAAGCTGTTTTCGGCCGTGTTGATGCGGTTTACCGTCGCATTGTTTCTGATTGCTGCTGA
- a CDS encoding AEC family transporter: MLTIFYTIMPVFLLIVLGGVIQRAGWLPRDGAAALNQYVYRIALPALLFIAIAQSSPERLFEGSFIAALLAGLGICYLLSFALFRIFFGARTPLAGFQAFTTTFANAAFLGLPILMALFPDNPDAVLAMGIYTLFTMPFVLTGIAMLELGVERPEGTGRTRMWFSIGASLARNPILIGALAGLAVSLSGTTLPHWLASAAAMLGDTASPCALVAVGMVLAMQLQMSGGPKAQPVYQAVSGVIKLAVHPLLVWVCMRFFNVQGHWVPMGVLLAAMPTGTLAFVLAEAYDTDCANTSASVLLTTVFSFLSISAAMALMS; this comes from the coding sequence ATGCTTACAATTTTTTACACCATCATGCCTGTCTTTCTGCTCATCGTGCTGGGCGGCGTCATACAACGGGCAGGATGGCTGCCCCGCGACGGGGCCGCAGCGCTGAACCAGTATGTGTACAGAATAGCGCTGCCCGCGCTGCTGTTCATCGCCATCGCGCAGTCTTCGCCGGAGCGCCTGTTCGAAGGCAGCTTCATTGCGGCGCTGCTGGCCGGACTGGGTATCTGCTACCTGCTGTCATTCGCGCTGTTCCGCATATTTTTCGGGGCGCGCACTCCGCTGGCCGGATTTCAGGCGTTTACCACCACATTTGCCAATGCCGCTTTTCTGGGGCTGCCCATTCTGATGGCTCTCTTTCCGGACAATCCCGACGCGGTACTGGCCATGGGCATTTACACCCTGTTCACCATGCCTTTTGTGCTTACGGGCATAGCCATGCTTGAGCTGGGGGTGGAACGCCCCGAGGGTACCGGCAGAACCCGCATGTGGTTTTCCATAGGTGCCTCGCTGGCGCGCAATCCTATTCTTATCGGCGCTCTGGCCGGACTTGCCGTATCACTGAGCGGCACAACGCTGCCGCACTGGCTTGCTTCTGCTGCCGCAATGCTGGGAGATACCGCCTCGCCTTGTGCTCTGGTGGCTGTGGGCATGGTGCTGGCCATGCAGCTGCAGATGAGCGGCGGCCCGAAAGCCCAGCCGGTATATCAGGCGGTTTCCGGTGTCATCAAACTGGCCGTGCATCCGCTGCTGGTCTGGGTATGCATGCGGTTTTTCAACGTGCAGGGACACTGGGTGCCCATGGGGGTGCTGCTGGCAGCCATGCCCACCGGCACGCTGGCTTTTGTTCTGGCCGAGGCATACGACACTGACTGTGCCAACACGTCGGCATCGGTACTGCTGACCACGGTTTTTTCGTTTCTCAGCATCTCGGCGGCCATGGCGCTGATGAGCTGA
- a CDS encoding sigma-54-dependent transcriptional regulator translates to MSEIATPAAMVHSGRLCLLIVDDERDFASGLARLISSRFRDIDVVPVFSAKEALEVLAERSVHLMMTDLRMPEMGGMQLLRQALEVQPGLSMVVLTAHGTIETAVEALQSGAYDFLTKPIEPDQLFSAVAKGLERSRLLEENNRLRQIISAGGEPGELVGEGRAMQQLKRTIAAVAQSDYTVLVRGESGTGKELVARLVHRLGNRAGRPFMAVNCPAIPENLLESELFGHVKGAFTGADRDHKGLFAVADKGTLHLDEIGDISAPIQTKLLRCLQDGEIRPVGASRSETVDVRVVASTNQDLEARIADKSFREDLYYRLNVLTVTLPPLRERVEDIPLLVHYLLRKACTEMGLEEKEISPDVVEWMTRRTWPGNVRELQNFVRRLTVFCAGRLVDMDIIRMVEQGSGGAMPPVVAGGLSPGGFRSGEGFVPYKDAKAKVVDDFTTAYLRDLLTSAGGNVSEAARMSGLSRVALQKILTRLDINVARYR, encoded by the coding sequence ATGTCGGAAATTGCAACACCTGCAGCCATGGTGCACAGCGGCAGGCTGTGCCTGCTGATTGTGGATGACGAGCGGGATTTTGCCAGCGGTCTTGCGCGGCTTATTTCCAGCCGGTTCCGCGATATTGATGTGGTGCCTGTTTTCAGCGCCAAAGAAGCGCTGGAAGTGCTGGCAGAGCGCAGTGTGCACCTGATGATGACCGACCTGCGCATGCCGGAAATGGGCGGTATGCAGCTTTTGCGGCAGGCGCTTGAGGTGCAGCCCGGCCTCAGCATGGTGGTGCTGACGGCGCACGGCACCATAGAAACGGCCGTGGAGGCTTTGCAGTCAGGGGCGTATGATTTTCTGACCAAGCCCATCGAGCCGGACCAGCTTTTCAGCGCGGTGGCCAAAGGGCTGGAACGCAGCAGGCTGCTGGAAGAGAACAACAGGCTGCGCCAGATCATCTCGGCCGGAGGCGAGCCGGGCGAACTGGTGGGTGAGGGCCGTGCCATGCAGCAGCTCAAGCGCACCATAGCTGCTGTGGCCCAGTCTGATTATACCGTGCTGGTGCGGGGCGAATCCGGCACGGGCAAAGAGCTGGTGGCGCGTCTGGTGCACCGGCTGGGCAATCGGGCGGGCAGACCGTTTATGGCTGTCAACTGCCCGGCAATCCCTGAAAATCTTCTGGAAAGCGAGCTTTTCGGTCACGTAAAGGGCGCCTTTACCGGAGCGGACAGGGATCACAAGGGACTTTTTGCCGTGGCGGACAAAGGCACCCTGCATCTGGATGAAATAGGTGATATTTCCGCGCCCATCCAGACAAAGTTGCTGCGCTGTCTTCAGGACGGTGAAATACGCCCGGTGGGGGCCAGCCGGTCGGAGACTGTGGATGTGCGTGTGGTGGCCTCTACCAATCAGGACCTTGAGGCGCGCATAGCCGATAAATCATTCCGCGAAGATCTTTATTACCGGCTTAATGTGCTTACGGTAACGCTGCCCCCGCTGCGTGAGCGTGTGGAAGACATTCCGCTGCTGGTGCACTATCTGCTGCGCAAGGCATGCACCGAGATGGGGCTGGAAGAAAAGGAAATTTCGCCGGATGTCGTGGAGTGGATGACCCGCCGCACATGGCCCGGCAACGTGCGCGAACTGCAGAACTTTGTACGCAGGCTCACGGTGTTCTGTGCCGGACGGCTGGTCGATATGGACATTATCCGCATGGTGGAGCAGGGCAGCGGCGGGGCAATGCCGCCGGTGGTCGCCGGCGGTCTGTCTCCGGGCGGTTTTCGCAGCGGTGAAGGCTTTGTGCCCTACAAAGATGCCAAGGCAAAGGTGGTGGACGATTTTACCACGGCGTATCTGCGTGATCTGCTGACGTCCGCAGGGGGCAATGTTTCCGAGGCGGCCCGCATGTCCGGTCTGTCCCGTGTGGCCCTGCAGAAAATTCTCACCCGTCTGGACATTAACGTGGCACGATACCGCTGA